A single Corallococcus exiguus DNA region contains:
- a CDS encoding xanthine dehydrogenase family protein molybdopterin-binding subunit, with product MADTLPTDAAPPPSGIERRKFLTWLVASPTLMIAARLALDVPSAEASEPSAAPEETPLNLYVAVRTDGRVTATLPRTEMGQGITTAVAMLVAEELDTGLDAVDVHTADADPRWLIQLTGLSSTMRYLTGPLRAAAAEARARLVTAAAHRWRVLALTLTTAQGEVRAPDGRRLGYGELAEDAARVLLPEVLPLPKSPSKYTVVGQPTGRVDARDIVTGAARFTLDLDIPDAVPTVVARPPTLLGKVQSFNASTARALPGVVGVVQIPSGIAVAARTYSQAFAARDALQITWTPGPASHLSDANIRTRLRDAIGPRPLPPLLTTRVVEGRFDFPYLAHAPMETQSCVARVTTDTAEVWSGVQDPKFARSQVAAALGWALTPQRVTVHPIRAGGGFGRRFFTEAAVEAALISRSLGHPVKLMWSRNDEMRHGHYRPASHHRILASLGPGGSILGWQHRAAIPTVEFPHGFGDLLTSLVGQVLPDVTSAVFFALTQHVPYQFGWVAQELAEVPLPIPTASFRSVFTSQVGVANEIFVDQLARELQKDPVELRRSRLTSRRLKAVLERVVLEGAWGRALPPGVAQGVAVLEEWDSAIAHLVEVDVTSGTPRVLRVVIAADVGLAINPKGIEAQLQGAAMDAMSTTLSAGLHIDAGAVREGSFADYRWLRMKHAPASIQVHLVRSDDRVGGVGELGYPSAAAALANAIARATGTMPTRFPILDEGV from the coding sequence ATGGCTGACACGCTGCCCACGGACGCAGCCCCTCCTCCCAGCGGCATCGAGCGCCGCAAGTTCCTCACGTGGCTGGTGGCCTCGCCCACGTTGATGATCGCGGCCCGGCTCGCGCTCGACGTCCCCTCCGCAGAGGCTTCGGAGCCTTCGGCGGCCCCGGAAGAAACGCCGCTCAATCTCTACGTCGCAGTCCGGACCGATGGCCGCGTCACCGCCACCCTGCCTCGCACGGAGATGGGCCAGGGCATCACCACCGCCGTGGCCATGCTCGTTGCCGAGGAGCTCGACACGGGCCTTGATGCCGTGGACGTGCACACCGCCGACGCGGATCCGCGATGGCTCATCCAGCTCACCGGGCTGTCCTCGACGATGCGCTACCTGACCGGTCCGCTCCGCGCCGCCGCGGCGGAGGCCCGGGCACGGCTGGTCACCGCCGCCGCGCACCGCTGGCGGGTGCTGGCCCTCACGCTCACCACCGCGCAGGGCGAGGTGCGCGCTCCCGACGGCCGCAGGCTCGGCTACGGCGAGCTGGCGGAGGACGCCGCTCGCGTGCTGCTGCCAGAGGTCTTGCCGCTGCCGAAGTCTCCGAGCAAGTACACCGTGGTCGGTCAGCCCACGGGACGCGTCGACGCACGGGACATCGTCACCGGCGCAGCGCGCTTCACCCTGGACCTGGACATCCCGGACGCGGTGCCCACGGTGGTGGCGCGGCCTCCCACGCTGCTCGGCAAGGTCCAGTCCTTCAATGCCTCCACGGCCCGGGCCCTGCCTGGCGTGGTGGGCGTGGTGCAGATCCCTTCAGGCATCGCGGTGGCGGCGCGGACGTACTCGCAGGCCTTCGCCGCTCGCGACGCCTTGCAGATCACCTGGACCCCCGGCCCGGCCAGCCACCTCTCCGACGCCAACATCCGGACCCGGCTGCGTGACGCCATCGGTCCCCGGCCGCTGCCTCCGCTGCTCACGACCCGGGTCGTGGAGGGGCGCTTCGACTTCCCCTATCTCGCGCACGCGCCCATGGAGACACAGAGCTGCGTGGCGCGTGTAACGACAGACACCGCGGAGGTCTGGTCCGGCGTCCAGGATCCGAAGTTCGCGCGGAGCCAGGTCGCCGCGGCACTGGGATGGGCGCTCACTCCGCAGCGGGTCACCGTGCATCCCATCCGCGCTGGCGGAGGCTTCGGCCGGCGCTTCTTCACCGAAGCCGCCGTGGAGGCCGCGCTCATCTCGCGCTCTCTCGGGCATCCGGTGAAGCTGATGTGGAGCCGCAACGATGAGATGCGCCACGGGCACTACCGGCCCGCGAGCCACCACCGCATCCTCGCCTCGCTGGGGCCCGGCGGCTCCATCCTCGGCTGGCAACACCGCGCCGCCATCCCCACCGTGGAGTTCCCCCACGGCTTCGGAGACCTGCTCACCTCCCTGGTCGGTCAGGTCCTGCCGGACGTCACGAGCGCGGTGTTCTTCGCGCTGACACAGCACGTCCCCTATCAGTTCGGCTGGGTGGCGCAGGAGCTGGCCGAAGTGCCGCTCCCGATTCCCACCGCGTCCTTCCGCTCCGTCTTCACCAGCCAGGTGGGCGTGGCCAACGAAATCTTCGTCGACCAGCTGGCCCGCGAGCTCCAGAAAGACCCCGTGGAACTGCGGCGCTCCCGCCTCACGTCGCGCAGGCTCAAGGCCGTGCTGGAGCGGGTGGTGCTCGAAGGTGCCTGGGGCCGCGCGCTGCCTCCTGGCGTCGCGCAAGGCGTCGCCGTGCTGGAGGAGTGGGACAGCGCCATCGCCCACCTCGTCGAGGTGGATGTCACAAGCGGGACGCCGCGCGTGCTGCGCGTGGTCATCGCCGCGGACGTGGGCCTGGCCATCAACCCGAAGGGCATCGAGGCCCAGCTCCAGGGCGCCGCGATGGACGCGATGTCCACCACGCTGAGCGCCGGGCTCCACATCGACGCGGGCGCCGTGCGCGAGGGCAGCTTCGCGGACTACCGGTGGCTGCGGATGAAGCACGCCCCCGCCTCCATCCAGGTGCACCTCGTGCGCTCCGACGACCGCGTGGGCGGCGTGGGAGAGCTGGGCTACCCCAGCGCGGCGGCGGCCCTGGCCAATGCCATTGCCCGGGCGACGGGCACCATGCCCACGCGCTTTCCCATCCTCGACGAGGGAGTCTGA
- a CDS encoding aldo/keto reductase, which yields MTTTARIDSLAQYHLLGRSGLRVSPLCLGAMTFGTEWGWGSPKDTAWRILARYLEAGGNFVDTADGYTGGSSEAIIGDYFAQAGGRDRAVIATKFTINTWPGDPNAGGNGRKNIRRALEGSLRRLKTDYVDLYWLHAWDGMTPVEEVMRTLDGLVREGKVRYIGLSDVPAWYFARAQSLAEQEGWERVAALQLEYSLVERNIEREHIPAALALGASITPWSPLASGLLSGKYTREGTQAKGEGRLPSIQGGGNPGFEKLFTERNWAIVDALREVATELDRSPAQVALAWVTRRPGVASTLIGATRMEQLEANLHALDVRIPDALAAKLEAVSRPELVHPYHFFEDAFFTGGMFTGGTTVRSEPTWFRPAPR from the coding sequence ATGACGACGACCGCACGCATCGATTCGCTGGCGCAGTACCACCTGCTGGGCCGCAGTGGCCTGCGGGTGAGCCCGCTGTGCCTGGGCGCCATGACCTTCGGCACCGAGTGGGGCTGGGGCAGCCCCAAGGACACCGCCTGGCGCATCCTCGCCCGCTACCTGGAGGCGGGTGGCAACTTCGTGGACACCGCGGACGGCTACACGGGCGGCTCCAGCGAGGCCATCATCGGGGACTATTTCGCCCAGGCGGGTGGCCGCGACCGCGCGGTCATCGCGACGAAGTTCACCATCAACACCTGGCCCGGGGATCCGAACGCGGGTGGCAACGGCCGCAAGAACATCCGCCGCGCGCTGGAGGGTTCACTGCGGCGGCTGAAGACGGACTACGTGGACCTGTACTGGCTGCATGCGTGGGATGGCATGACGCCGGTGGAGGAGGTGATGCGCACGCTCGATGGGCTCGTGCGCGAGGGCAAGGTCCGCTACATCGGCCTGTCGGATGTGCCGGCCTGGTACTTCGCCCGTGCGCAGTCGCTGGCGGAGCAGGAGGGCTGGGAGCGCGTCGCCGCGTTGCAGCTGGAGTACTCGCTGGTGGAGCGCAACATCGAGCGCGAGCACATCCCCGCGGCGCTGGCGCTGGGCGCGTCCATCACGCCCTGGAGCCCGCTGGCGTCGGGGCTCCTGTCCGGCAAGTACACCCGCGAGGGCACGCAGGCGAAGGGCGAGGGGCGGCTGCCGTCCATCCAGGGCGGAGGCAACCCGGGCTTCGAGAAGCTCTTCACCGAGCGCAACTGGGCCATCGTGGACGCGCTGCGCGAGGTGGCGACAGAGCTGGACCGGTCGCCCGCGCAGGTGGCGCTCGCGTGGGTGACGAGGCGGCCCGGCGTGGCGTCCACCCTCATCGGCGCGACGCGGATGGAGCAGCTGGAGGCGAACCTGCATGCGCTCGACGTGCGGATTCCCGACGCGCTCGCCGCGAAGCTGGAGGCCGTCAGCCGCCCGGAGCTCGTCCACCCGTACCACTTCTTCGAGGACGCCTTCTTCACCGGCGGCATGTTCACGGGCGGCACGACGGTCCGCTCCGAGCCCACGTGGTTCCGGCCCGCGCCCCGGTAG
- a CDS encoding (2Fe-2S)-binding protein has translation MPAHSFLLNGQPVSVDSPADLPLLWVLRDVLGVTGPKYGCGVGVCGACTSHLDGEAFRPCLHPVGDIAGREVKTIEGLADASGLHPVQEAWIAEDVAQCGFCQPGQIMAAVALLRRNPQPSDADIDAAMSDNVCRCGTYVRIRAAIHRAALLLRNGAAPR, from the coding sequence ATGCCGGCCCATTCCTTCCTCCTCAACGGTCAACCGGTGTCGGTGGACTCGCCCGCGGACCTGCCCCTGCTGTGGGTGCTCCGCGACGTGCTGGGCGTCACGGGCCCCAAGTACGGCTGCGGCGTGGGCGTCTGCGGCGCGTGCACCAGCCACCTGGACGGCGAAGCCTTCCGTCCCTGCCTCCACCCCGTGGGCGACATCGCGGGCCGCGAGGTGAAGACCATCGAGGGACTCGCGGATGCGTCCGGACTGCACCCCGTGCAGGAGGCGTGGATCGCCGAGGACGTGGCCCAGTGCGGCTTCTGCCAGCCGGGGCAGATCATGGCCGCGGTCGCGCTGCTGCGAAGAAACCCCCAACCGTCCGACGCGGACATCGACGCGGCCATGAGCGACAACGTCTGCCGCTGCGGCACCTATGTCCGCATCCGCGCCGCCATCCACCGCGCGGCGCTGCTGCTGCGGAATGGCGCGGCCCCACGGTAG
- a CDS encoding LysR family transcriptional regulator, whose product MALTPLNALTVFVTVARRRSFTQAAKELGVSSSAVSQAVRQLEEKLGQALLARTTRSVSLTEAGQRLLDEAGPGLQSALAALEHLAAGETPEMTGSLNLSVPAFSVPIAVEPVLPRFVAAHSHVRIHVSVQDGFVDIVKEGYDAGIRLSEAVQRDMVQVRLTPAFRFLVVGAPAYFERHGAPRHPRDLGSHTCLGYRAPSTGLPYHWEFEQGTKELTVPVKGPLTSDSASLLMNMAREGLGLTYVAEIQAAAALRSGALRPVLEDWAPLVPGLFLYYPHRARASRPLRAFIELARELLPRR is encoded by the coding sequence ATGGCCCTGACACCCCTCAATGCCCTGACCGTGTTCGTCACCGTCGCCCGCCGGCGCAGCTTCACTCAGGCCGCGAAGGAGCTGGGCGTGTCCTCGTCCGCGGTGAGCCAGGCGGTGCGCCAGTTGGAGGAGAAGCTGGGACAGGCGCTGCTCGCCCGCACCACGCGCAGCGTGTCCCTCACGGAGGCGGGACAGCGGCTTCTGGACGAAGCGGGCCCGGGCCTTCAGTCCGCGCTGGCGGCGCTCGAACACCTGGCCGCCGGGGAGACCCCGGAGATGACGGGTTCGCTGAACCTGTCGGTGCCGGCGTTCTCGGTGCCAATCGCGGTGGAGCCGGTTCTGCCGCGCTTCGTCGCGGCCCATTCGCACGTGCGCATACATGTGTCCGTGCAGGACGGGTTCGTGGACATCGTGAAGGAGGGCTATGACGCGGGCATCCGGCTCTCGGAGGCCGTGCAGCGCGACATGGTCCAGGTGCGCCTCACGCCCGCCTTCCGCTTCCTCGTCGTGGGCGCGCCCGCGTACTTCGAAAGGCATGGGGCGCCCCGGCATCCCCGGGACCTGGGCAGCCACACCTGCCTGGGCTACCGCGCGCCCTCGACGGGGCTGCCCTACCACTGGGAGTTCGAGCAGGGGACGAAGGAGCTCACCGTACCGGTGAAGGGACCTCTCACGTCGGACAGCGCCTCCCTACTCATGAACATGGCCCGCGAGGGCCTGGGGCTCACCTACGTCGCGGAGATTCAAGCGGCGGCCGCGCTGCGCTCCGGCGCGCTGCGGCCCGTGCTGGAGGACTGGGCACCGCTCGTCCCCGGCCTCTTCCTGTACTACCCCCACCGAGCGCGGGCCTCGCGTCCGCTGAGGGCCTTCATCGAGCTGGCGCGGGAGCTGCTCCCCCGCCGCTGA